TGCGACGGGCGCAGGCACGTTCACCGTCACGTCTAACCGGGGCTCGCCGCCGGGGCCCAACTCGTTCTGTTACGGCGTGGCCAAAGGCCGACAAACCTATTCGGCGTCTGTCACCGGCGACAAGCTCACCTTCGAGATGAACGAGCAAATGCAAACGAACAGCTGCTGCAGCGCCCACGCTCGGCGCGCGAGTTGCACGTTGACCATGCCTTGACGCGTGACACGCGTTCCGTAGCGGGCGTCGCTTACGAGGCGAATATCGGCGAATTTAACGCTCGGGCGTGCGGCCTTTATGGGAGGTGCTACCCGCGTTGCGGTGATTATTTCGTTTTGGGGGGCCAAAACCTTGGGCGCCGCTGCCGCGCGGTGCCTCGAACGGGGCTTTCTCACGGCGATCGCGGCTGCGGCGCTTGTTGGCGCAACGCCGGCTTGCAGCGCGGACGATGCGGGCGAGGCGCAGACCAGGCCCACGCCCCGCGCCGCCACCGTGAGCCCGGCGGGCTCGGAGGAGAGGTCCCCGGCCCCACGCCCGACGCAGGCACCACGCCGAACGCGCTCGCCGACGCCGCCCTGACCACACGGGCACGCTGCGGGGCGGCGCCCTTCGATTGGCTCCCCGCCAAGACCATGGGCGACATCCTCGAGACCCGCTCGGCCGCTTCGCACACCGTCCTCGAGCTCAACCTCGCGACGTTGAAGCTCAAGAACGACGGCGTCTTCAGCACCCGACGTGGCAGCCCGCGCGGCACCCACGGAAAGCTCGTTCGCTACCAGACGCAAGATCGCGGCAAAGCCGTTGACGCCACAGCGCTCGTCACGACGCCGGCGACGAACGCAAGCGCCTCCGCGCCCGAGGAGTTCCCTGTTCTCCTCTTCTTGCACGGCACCGCGGGCTTCAACGACGCGTGCTCGCCGAGTCGCGGCATCGCCGAGTCATCGACGGGCGGCTTTGACGATCTCACGGGCACCTTGGCCGCGCTCTTGGCGTCCTACGGCTACATCACGGTGTTTCCCGACTACCTCGGGCTCAAGTCGTTCGGCCCGCCGTCGGGGCAGTTTCATCCGTACCTCGTGGGCGAGCCCACGGCCGTCGCGTCGCTCGACGCGGTTCGCGCGGCCAAGAAGGCGCTCGCCGATGGCACCATCGCCGGCGGCTCGATCGTTCCCGGACAGCTGGTCGTCGTCGGCGCGTCACAAGGCGGTCACGCCGCCGCGTTCGTCGACCGGGTGGCGCCCCACTACGCGCCGGAGCTATCCATCACGGCGGCCGCGTGGCTCATCCCACCAACCGATCTCCCCGGTCACATGAAGTCGGCGCTCGGCGGCCCGAGCCCCACGAAGGCTTGGGCGAACATCGCCGCGTTCTTGATCGGCGCCGAGCGATGGTACGAGTCTTCACCGAACGGGCTCGCGGGCGCCTTCCAGCCCCCCTACGACACGCTCTTGTTCTCCGCGCTCTCGACCCAATGCTCGTCGTTCCCCGATATGTCGAGCGCGACGCCCGCGACCGTCTTCGCGGCTTCGATCCTCGCGGCGAGTCAATCACCGGCGCTCTTGGCCGAGCCCTTCGCTTGCTACATGCGGGAGAGCTCCGTCGCGACGACGTCATTCCCGCGAGCGTCGGCGGTTCCGACGATGGTTGTGCTTGGGCAGAACGACACGCTCGTGAACACCGCCGTGGAGCGCGCGTCGTTCCAGTCCTTGTGCGCGTCCGGCTACAACCTGAAGTACCGAGAGTGCGCGGGACTCTCCCACACCGAGAGCGTCTTCGGGAGTTGGGACGAGTGGCTCGACTTCTTCGGACAGCGCATGGCCGGCGAACCGCAAGGCCCCACGTGCGTGGTTGAGCCAGCGGCCAAGTGCGCCAGCGTGCCTTGAACGACGCTACCCACAACGCGTGGCGCTACGCCTCAGATGAACTCGTCGAGAATGCCGAGCCCATCGCGCACGACCTCGACCGGTGACGTGGTGAGATCCACGACCGTCGTGCCGACGACGCCACCGGGACCGCCGTCGATGCCGAGCTCGACGCCAGGGAAGTCGTCGAGGATCTCGCGCGGGTCGACGTAGGGCGTCGCCTGACCGGGCTTGTGCGCCGTCGTCGATACGAGCGGGCGGCCCAACGCCTCGGCGAGCATCCGCGGCACCGGGTGGTTGGGCACGCGAATGCCCACCGTCTTCTGCTTGTTGAGGAGCAGCTTCGGCACCTCGCGCGTGGCCGAGAGGATGAAGCAATAGGGGCCCGGCAGGTAGTGCCGAAGGACCCGGTAGTGATGCTTCTCGACGACCGCGTATTGGGCGATGTGCGACAGGTCCGCGAAGATGAACGCCAAGGGCTGCGTCCGCGGCATTCCTTTCGCTTGGTAGAGGCGGTCGATGGCCTTCTTGCTGCCTAGATCACAGGCGAGCGCGTAGGACGTGTCGGTCGGGTACGTGATGACCCCCCCCGCCTCAAGGACCTCCACCGCGCGGCGAATCTTGCGCGGCTCCGGATTGTCGGCGTTGACGGGAACGAGCACGGGCACCGGATACCCGATGCACCGGCACCAAGTAAAGCCCCGCGACTAGACCGACTTCGTCTAGCCGACGATGATCTCGTGCTGGCCGAGGAATTCGGCGAGCCGTTCCGCGAGGTACGCGAGCGCATTTTCGCCGCGCCCCGCAGCCGTGGCGGCCTCCGAGGCGTCGACGATCTCGAGCACGCAAATGGTCCGACCCCAGGCGATGACGGGGACGACGATGACGTTCTTCGCGACGCCGAGCGTGGCGTGCCGCGGCATGGGACGGCTGCTGACTTCGCCGCCGTACTCCATGGTGATGGGGCGGCCCTTGAAGATGCCGGCCGAGAGGAGCCAGTCATCGTCGGCGTGACGGCCCATGAGGAGCGAGTCGGCATTTTGCCCGGTCGCCGAGACCGTCACGAACTCGCCGGTCACGCCGTCGACGAGGTGAGCGAGGCCAGCTCGCGCACCCAGGGCGTTCACCCCGGACATCATGGCGTGACGAGCGCCTTCGACGGCGCTCTCCAAGAAGCAGAGATCGTAGGCTGCGTCGAAGAGCACATCCATCGGATCGCTGAGCGAGTGACGCGGCGCCGCCTGCACGACCGGCATCGGCGTCGCGAGGCGAAGGGGCGAAACGACCTGACGCGCCGCCACCACACCGAGCACCGCCACGGCGGCCGGCGGAGCCGCGACAGGCGCGGGGGCGACAGGTGCAGGGACGACGGTCGGCGCGAAGACGGGCACCGCTGGCACTGCGGCCAGCGCTCGCGCGGGCTCCCGTTCCGATGCCACGACGACGTCGATCTCGACGGGAACGGGGATCGCCATCTCCGTGTCCGCCGTGGCGAACGCGCCTTGGGTGGGCGGGGCGACGTCGCGAACGGTCGGCGCCGGGAGCGACGTCGGTGCCGACGCGATCACCGAGCTCGGCGGAACGGCGGACGCGGGCGCGATCGACGGAGGCGCCACCGACGCCGGCGGTCGAACCGACGGGCGGGCCGACGCGGGCGCTGAGCGGGCGCCCGAGGGAAGCGCGGGCGGCGCCGACCGCGCGACCGACGGCGGCGAAGGAGCGCGCGCCGACGCACGCATTTCCGAAGGCGGCGGACCCTCGCGCGGATCGAGCATCGTCGGCGGTGCCTCCTCTTCAAGGATCGCGCTCGCATCGAGCTCTTCGACGATGGTGGGCGCGGGCTCGCGCACGCGAACGGAAGACGGCGCGGGCACGGGGATCACCTGGCCGGCTTCGTCGAGACCGATGCCAGCCAAGGTCGGCATGACGGAGCGAAGCGGAACGATGCCGGAGTCTCCCTCTTTGGACGGACGTAGCTCCGAGGAGTCGGCGGCCTTGGCCGCAGGGCGGGCGGGCGCCGCGGGGCGAGGCGACGACGCCGCACCGGGACGGGGCACCGAGCTCGGCGCGACGGCGGGCCGCGGGACGATGCTTTTTGCGGGAGTCGTGGCCCTGACGCCGGTGGAGCGGACGCCGTCGGGGCGCGGGACGGGGATGCTGGGCCGAACAGTGGCACGAGAAGAAGCAGCCGGACTCACACGCTTCGGGGTCGCCATGAGCCCTAACGATGCAACGGGCGTTCCTTCGCGGGTGCTTGTGGTTTTCCGCGGAGCCAGGACTGGCACACCAACAAGAGTAGAAACCCCGCACCCCACTCAAAAAGGCGCGGCTTGCCGCGGGAAACACACATGGATCGCTAGAGGCCCAGGATCGGCGTCACGCGTGCGCGTGGACGCTCGCGTTGCCATGCGGGGTGCGACCGGGGTGCGACCGGCGCGGGCCCCGTCAATGTCGGTCGGCTGACCGGGCGTTTTGCGAACGCTCTCGCTCGAACAACGCGCGCCACGGTTCGAGGGCACGCGGTTCTACGGCACGCCGACCAAGAGGCGCCCGCCGACGTTGACCCGACCTCGCGCGAGCATTCGATGGTGACGCGCCTTCGACCAACGAACCGCGCGCACGATGCGCGACGCCGATGCGGCTGCGTCGCCGTCGTGCTGGGCGAGGCGCGCCGCGATCAGCGACGCGAGCAAGCACCCGCCACCGTGCACGCTGCCGCTCGCGAGACGAGGGAGAGAGAGTTCGAACACGCTTTCGAACGCGGCGTCGCCAACGACGAGCACGTCCGTGGCCGTGCGAGACGCGAGGTGGCCGCCTTTGACGAGCGCGGCGCGTGCCCCGAGAGCCACGATCGCACGAGCGGCGCGTGTGGCGCTCGCGACGTCGCGCACGGCGATTCCCGTGAGTTGGGCCGCTTCGTCGACGTTCGCTGTGACGAGTGTCGCGAGCGGCACGAGCTCGCCGCGCAGCGCCGCCATGCTCTTCGCACCGTGAAGTGCGACGCGTCCCTTCGTCGCGAGGCGCACCGGATCCACGATGAGCGGCACGCTGCGAAAGCGGGACGCGAGCTCGGCCACCACGCGCACGTTCTTCGCGTCACCGAGAGCTCCCGTCTTGAGCGCTCCGACCTTCTGCGCGCGAAGCACCGCGAGCGCTTGCGCGCGCACGAGGGCGGCGGCGACGGGCGCTTGCTTCACGAGACCATCGGTCGATTGAACCGTGATCGTCGCCGCCACGGGCGCCGCGAAGGCCCCAGCGGCGGTGATCGCGCGAACGTCGGCGGCGAGACCTGCGCCGCCTCCAGGATCGAGCCCACCGATGGCGAGGACGCATCGCATGACGCGGGGCTGGTCCTCCGGTGATCCACGCTCGCGCTTCGTGGACGCGCCGAGAAAAACCCTCGATGATGTGCGGCGTTTCGTCTCCACGGCCTCACGAGTGTGCGACGAGTCGCGCGAGCGTGGAAGCTTCATGATCACAGTGGCAAGGTAAAGCTGAATGTCTCGACTCCTCTCGGCGCTCCTCTCGCTGGCTCTCTTGGTCCTCTTGACGGCAGCCGGCTGCGGCGACGACAAGTCGCTGCCCGACGACTTCGGCGGCCGCGTCGGGGGCGGGGGCGACGGCGGGGCCGACGACATCATCTGCCTGGCGAACAACTGCACCGAGGACTTCCACTGCAAGGACTGCACGGGGAACAAGACCGTCTGCAAGAAGGACGAAGGCCGCTGCATCGCGTGCGGCCCGGCCGCCGGCGGGCGCGCTTGCCCACCGAAATACGCGTGCACCAAATACGGCGACTGCGTGCCGGAAGGCACCACTTGCACCGAAGACGGAGCCGGCGTCGCGACGCAAGCCTGTTCGACCAACGCGCAATGCGCCGCGTGCGGGCCCAATTTCCGCATCTGCGATCCGGGAGCGAAGAAGTGCACGAGCTGCACGCCGGGCGATCTCTCGCAGTGCCAGAAGACCGACTTCTGCAAAGACAACAAGTGCACGCCCAAGTGCCCGGCCGTCTGCGGCAGCGACAACGACTGCACGCAGTGCGGCGCCGGGGCGCGCGGCGCCCGCACGTGCGTTCGCGGCAAGTGTGTGCAGTGCAACCCCGAGAGCGGCACCGGCTGCCCGCAGGGTCAGTCATGCACGGCGCGCGGCGTGTGCCAGGTCATCTGCGGCAAGGGCGGCGTGACGGCGGCGGGGCCGCGCTGCGAAGGTGACAACGACTGCGCCGGCTGCCGGGCCACGAAGAACTGCGATCTGCCCATCAACGGAGGATTCGGCAAATGCGCTGTGCCGGCGCCCGGCTGCTCGGAGCTGGGCAAGGGCCTCTTCACGATGCCCGAGCCCTTCGACAAGGTAACGAACCTCTGCTCCGGCGACGCCGACTGCAAGAACGTCGACGTCGAATACAACGTCGGCAAGGAGCTCCGCGAGTTCACCGGCGTCTCGTTCTTGGGCGACGCGAGCATCAAGTACGGCATGAACGTCTGCGCCTCCATCGACATCATCGGGAGCAAGTCGTGCGGCGTGTGCGTGCCGTGCCGCAAGGACGCCGACTGCAAGTCCATCGACATGACGGCGCTAGGCGGCCAGCTCGCCGGAGGCCTCGGCAAGGCGCTCGTGGCCAAGACGATGGACACGGTCTTCGGTCGGAGCGACAAGAAGATCCACTTCTATTGTGAGAACCTCGGCACCTACGGTCTGTGCCTCCCGTGCGGCAATCCTCTCTCCCGCTGCGGCGACGATCCGCCACCGGCGAGCGGCCCGTGCAACCACGACATCTGCACACGCGGCGAGAGGCTCGGCGTTCAGTGCAACGAATGCACGGCGAAGGTCTGCGAGAAGGACTCGTATTGCTGCACCACGGCGTGGGACGCCGAGTGCATCAGGAAGACCGAGTCGTTGTGCTCGAAGTATCCGTCGTGCCTCGGCCAGTCGTGCTCCAACAAGGCGGATGGTTGGTATTGCAGTGAGGAGCTCGACCCGGTGACGAAGAGTCGCGGACGCGGCGCTTACAAGTGCGTGAAGGGCAGTCAAACGGACGGGAATCCGTGCAATCAGACTGAGAAGTTCTGTCACCCTCAAGGGGACGATTGGAAGAAGCTGGCGCAGTCTATGTGGTTGGCCTCCTGACCAAGGCGGGCGGCGGATTTCTCATCGACCATCCGTCAGCCCCCACCGAGAAGACACTCACCCATTCTTTCGTCGAGTCGCCCGACATGAAGAATCTCTACGACGGGGTCGGCGTAGCGGATGCGAGAGGCGAACTCGCGGTGGAGCTGCCGGCCTACTTCGAGGCGCTCAACACCGACTTCCGGTACCAGCTCACGGCGCTCGGCGGTGCTGCGCCAGACCTTCATGTGAAGGAAGAACTGAAGGCAAATCGATTCGTCGTCGCGGGGGCCAAAGCCGGGCAGCGCATCTCCTGGAGCGTGACCGGCATACGCAACGACGCGTGGGCGCGCGCCAACAGAATCGTCCCGGAGCAAGACAAGCCCGAGGCGGAGAAGGGAACGTTCCTTCACCCGGAAGCACACGGACAACCCGCCTCCTCCTCGGTCCATACGATGCGGCATCCGGCACCGACGCCGCTGTAGGCGGCGTCGCGTGGGGCACCTCACGGGCCCCTCGTGATACAAGAGGAGGGCATGAGGCGTCTGACGCGCAAAGGCACGCGCGAGGCCGTGTGCCGTCTCACCGCAGGGATGGCCATCGCGTGGTCTCTCGCGGCGTGTGAAGGTCTCCTCGGCTTCGCGTCCTTCGAGGACCCCGCGCGCGGCGACCCGGTCGATAGCGAGGGCGGCCTCGCGGTGCTCGACAGCGGGGCTACGCTCGAAGGCAGCGACGGCGCCAATGCCGGACCGCCCGATGGGGACGCTTCGGCATCCGATGCGACGGGCGATGCTTACCTTCGCCCGTCGCCCTGCAGCGGTGT
This region of Myxococcales bacterium genomic DNA includes:
- a CDS encoding alpha/beta fold hydrolase, whose protein sequence is MQRGRCGRGADQAHAPRRHREPGGLGGEVPGPTPDAGTTPNALADAALTTRARCGAAPFDWLPAKTMGDILETRSAASHTVLELNLATLKLKNDGVFSTRRGSPRGTHGKLVRYQTQDRGKAVDATALVTTPATNASASAPEEFPVLLFLHGTAGFNDACSPSRGIAESSTGGFDDLTGTLAALLASYGYITVFPDYLGLKSFGPPSGQFHPYLVGEPTAVASLDAVRAAKKALADGTIAGGSIVPGQLVVVGASQGGHAAAFVDRVAPHYAPELSITAAAWLIPPTDLPGHMKSALGGPSPTKAWANIAAFLIGAERWYESSPNGLAGAFQPPYDTLLFSALSTQCSSFPDMSSATPATVFAASILAASQSPALLAEPFACYMRESSVATTSFPRASAVPTMVVLGQNDTLVNTAVERASFQSLCASGYNLKYRECAGLSHTESVFGSWDEWLDFFGQRMAGEPQGPTCVVEPAAKCASVP
- a CDS encoding threonylcarbamoyl-AMP synthase — protein: MLVPVNADNPEPRKIRRAVEVLEAGGVITYPTDTSYALACDLGSKKAIDRLYQAKGMPRTQPLAFIFADLSHIAQYAVVEKHHYRVLRHYLPGPYCFILSATREVPKLLLNKQKTVGIRVPNHPVPRMLAEALGRPLVSTTAHKPGQATPYVDPREILDDFPGVELGIDGGPGGVVGTTVVDLTTSPVEVVRDGLGILDEFI
- a CDS encoding bifunctional hydroxymethylpyrimidine kinase/phosphomethylpyrimidine kinase, whose amino-acid sequence is MRCVLAIGGLDPGGGAGLAADVRAITAAGAFAAPVAATITVQSTDGLVKQAPVAAALVRAQALAVLRAQKVGALKTGALGDAKNVRVVAELASRFRSVPLIVDPVRLATKGRVALHGAKSMAALRGELVPLATLVTANVDEAAQLTGIAVRDVASATRAARAIVALGARAALVKGGHLASRTATDVLVVGDAAFESVFELSLPRLASGSVHGGGCLLASLIAARLAQHDGDAAASASRIVRAVRWSKARHHRMLARGRVNVGGRLLVGVP